A stretch of DNA from Rattus rattus isolate New Zealand chromosome 18, Rrattus_CSIRO_v1, whole genome shotgun sequence:
GTGGAGTattacttggctattaaaaacaaggaaatcatgaaatctgcaggcaaatggatggaatgagaaaatatcatcctgcatggtatgtactcacttataagcggatatttaccataaaatacaggataacaaatgctacaatctacagacccaaagaagctaactAATAAGGAAGTTCCAAGGGAAGATGCTTAAATCTCACTCACAAGGAGAAGTAAAATGGATATCAGAGGtcgatggaaggagggaactcaGTGCGAGAAGGATTAAGGAGAACAGGAAGAATCAAGTGTGAATGGAGGAAGGTAGAGAAATCTAATATCAATGGGGTTGGAGGGTATCTCTGGAAAGAGccagaaacctaggacaatggaaactccccgGAATCAAAGTACTgtcaatttgtatttctctgatggctaaggatgttgaacaggtCTTCtattgagaactctgtttagaGCTGTACTCCATATTCGGttggattattttgtttgttcattgctCGTTTCTTAAagtctttatatactttggatattaaccctctatagtatgtggagttggtgaaaatctttttttcccattctgtaggtttgCTGTTTAGGATCCTTAATAACAGACGATATGAAGCCTGCAGTAGCCAGGCAACTTCCAGTGGTTTGATTTGAACCTAGCCACAAAAAAATCCTATCCTGCCTGAAAGATATTTGGGAGCAATGGAGGAGCAGAACTTgtggaaatggccaaccaatgactggtctaattTGAGGACCATTCCAAGAAAGGGAGCCCATGCTCGACACTGCCCAACCAGGAACCAGAATATAGATAGTTCAGACacgtaaaatagaaaaaaaattaagttaattataatgatattctactatactcatGGGTTGGTGCCTAGCTCGATAATTATCAGTTAAGTTTCCCTTTGCAAGTCGATAGGAGGAGATGCAAACATGCACAGCCAGACATTAGGTACAGAGAGCACCCAAATTGGAGATGTACACCAGGTGCCCTCCTTTGAAGCTTGGGAAACCACTCAGAGCAGGGAGAAGAAGAATTGTAGAAGCCGGAGGGGCCCAAAGATACCAATAGAACAGAGCCAATACAATCAACCAATCAGGACTCATAGTGGCTCACAGGTATCGAAGCAGTGATGACAGAGTCTACACTGCTCTGTGCTAAGTTCTCTGCAAATAAGGTAGAGTTGTTACAGTGGTGTTTTCCTGGGACTCCAAACAGTGGGTGTGGGTGTCTCTGATTATTTTGCCTTtccttgggacccttttcttcctgctGAGTTGCCACCTCCATCACAGATTTGAGGGTTTGTCCATTATCTTATTTTAACATGTTATGCCATGTCCAGTTATTTCCCTGTTTGGCATGCTATTTTCTGAAGGTAATCAGAGAAGAATTGGATCTGTGATAGAAAGGAGGCAGTGTGGGGGTAGTAGGcttggaggagtggagagaggggaaattgCGGCTGGATGTATTGTGTGACagaagaataaagacaaaagttttatttagttttgtttttctttaaagtggAAGTTAGAATTGTGCAGTGAGAATGGTCACTCTTTAGTAGACCTGAGAAAATCTTCCTTTCGTTGTAACTAAGGACTTGTGGTAAGAAAAGACCACAACAGTACTTCAGATACCATAGTTCAACCTCATGTGAACCGTTGATGCCCTGTGTAGTCCTATTAAGGCCTCACCACATGTAAAAGTAGTGGAGACTAATAGAATGTAGTCTGGTAAATTTATTCAGCAGGATGATTAATTAAATGAGAGAAAGGTTAGGTAACAAAAAAGATGAGAGTGAGTGTTGTTTTAGGATAATTCAACATTCAAAAACAGATTTGACATTTTCCTGTAAACTATATGTTTTCAGCAGCTGTTAGGGTAATTATTTCGCCAGCTTCTAATTGCAGATTTTGAAATCTGGAAATTAGGAATAAGTAGCAGTTTCTTTAGGGGATAGGGCTATGTGTATAAACATGAGGTTGTGTCAGGCATACCCAGCTCTTCTAGAAAGAGTGGAGTTTTTCAAAGCTATAATCACATtgaaaaggcacacacacacacacacacacacacacacacacacacacacacacacacaaacatacacacacgttcACGTTTCAAAAGCAAATTAACTAACAAGTGTCCATGGGCAAAGAGGGAAAAAGATATGGATTTATTTCaacaattaaatgaaaaaaatattgtattaCATTATTCGTAGTTGCTTCAGTTCTTCCACTTAGCGTTGATTGGGATGCTCAAATAAAATGCCCTACAATTAATCACTGTAGCCACATAAAACAAGTGATGATAAGATAGTCTCAATAGATGACATCAATTTCAAGATCAATGTGTTTGTCTCCTGAGAATAGATTTCAGAAATGAAATAGGTGcccttaaacatttctttaagtcctATAGTAATCGTGTTCactttatttaccagtcagaGGATGCTGAAGATTATTACTTCTCCAGCAGCTGGGGATACATGCCTGTTCCTAGAGCTTGGCTTCTGTTGTGTGGCTGGTGCCACTTATCACAAGATTCAGTCTCCTCCATGCTGCTTACAGATTTATATACAGCTTTGGGGTAAAAAATTAAAGCTGTAGAGATGAGAACTTTAAAACACCCCCAAACATTTGTTCTCCAAAACTTACTatagagagaatgaaaaaaaagtgggaaaaaatTTGCAAATCACCAAACTCACAACGTGTCTATGGAATTTAAAGAGCCCTCAAattcaataaaatgataaaaataaacagcCTAAACTATGGGGATGAGGAAGGGACAGATGTTTCTCTGAAGAAGATGCTGGAGCAGCAAATTAGCATATAAAAAGATGTTCGATATCATTAaacattagggaaatgcaaattaaaaccatgaTGAGATAGCTGTGTGCATTGATGAGAATAgccttaacttaaaaaaaatctgacaatACCAAGTGCTGACAAGAATGTAAAACTATGATAAATCTCATGCATTGCTCTGAGGGTATAAAAAGCACAACTTATATAAGATGTGTTCTAGTATACCCTCAAACATATGACCTTCTAAGATCCAACACTTAGGTAtttaccaagaaaaataaaaatctattctaAACCCTGTATGTAAGTGTTCCTTCAGGGACCTTGTTCATAATCATCCAGAACTGGAAATCTGTGATTAGCAGGGTCAGGGGTGGGCCAGTAGTCAATGGTTCTGTATCTTGATTGTGGTAGTAGTAACTATATCAGTCTATGGTTAAACATAATGCACATACAATTGTTAACTTTAATTTCAACACATTAACTTTTCAAATCACTTAGTTGCTAAATATTCAAACTGTGAGGTAATAATCAGTCTTTGGTGTTACTTGTTCGATTAACCATTAAGTAATGGCTGAAATGATTCATTGATATATAACTACCTAGTCTATGGAGATCTTGCAGGAATAGCATGTTGGtgaatttttcttaattaatgaagtttctttgttttttgaaggaAGGATTTTATATAAAGTACCTTTAATTCACCAGATGATCTCAAGAAACTGTCCCTCTGAAAATCTAGACTATGCCCAGATTCAGAGCAAAAAAATCAATGGATCTACTTTATTAGAGATTCCAGATAATCAGAGTACAACATTTCTGCACCTCAAGTTGAACTATGGCAACTTCAGATGAACATAGATGTGGAGAAAGCCCTTTAAGCCAAGATTCCCAATACTAAGAAGCAGTCATGTAACCTTAGCAAGGAGGGATGCCAGTAGAGTGAACACATGTTTATTCATGAGTTAGTTCTCTTGTACCCCACTATACGTGTGAACATTTGTCCAATCACCCATTGAAAGGCACGCTGTTATTTACAATTCTGGGTGGTCAGAAACAATGCCTCTAAAACATCACTTATGTACAGGGTTTAGATTTGTATTTACCTTGGTATATATGTAAGAGAGCATGAGTGTCATAGAAAAGAAGCAACTGTACTATGTCTAGCTTGCTCTGTTGAGTCTACTAGAGTTACGCCAGAGCATGGGTATGGTACTTACAGGAGAATGGGTAACTCAAAGGCCACTGTTTCACACAAAGCCCACTCAAGCATGGATCACAATGCACAAAAGCTGCATCACAGGAGCTTCCTGAACAACTTAGAGACAATTCCACCAGTCTTCAGCAATAGTTACTATTGACACAATCTTATAGAGaggcctgggactcacagagctTTCAGAGATTCTGGACTTCTGTTCAGTTTACAATGGTCTCCTCCTGTGTCGCTCCTTCCTGGAAGGAAGTCAAAGGAATCTACCCAGCAGAAGCATTGAAGAGAAACTCGTGGTCCCACTCCCTCAGAGGCAGTTAGAGTTTTATCAAAGGGCTAAGTCTATTATTTCCTTCAATCTTAGCCTGTCTCTTACAGACATGCATAGTTGATTTATGATTTAAGGATTCTTAACACACTCTAATATCTGTGGTTCTATCCCTGGAAAGGATTTGGAGTCAGAGTAAATAAAGCAGCATAAACCAAGACCAATGCTCTCTGCTCATTCTATTGAGACTGACATAAAATTTGGAGGTAATATCTTCTACTGGTCCTCAGCAGCTGATTTTAGGTTATGTCACTCATGGATAAAGCATGAACAGCGATGTAGGAACTTAAGAGTGCTCTGGATGGGCATTTCCTGGAAAATTAATACTCAATGCTTAATTGAGTGGGGTTTTTTCTTCAGTACTTTAGGCTTAATGTGTCTAAAATTAGGGTTTTGTGAAGATTCTTAAAAGTTTACGTATGTTCTCCAGAGGAAAGATATGATATTGGCCGATGGATAAACTATATATAATTTAGTTACAATAACATTTGCACGTGTGTCAAATAGGAAGAATTGAGACACTTATTTTAGTAGCTTCGATTTTGTTTACTTGACAAAAGCTAGGGATATAGGGcaagaaggaacctcaactgagaaaaatgcctctgtAATATTCAGGGAAGTCTGGGGTATATTTTCCTAATGATTGATTTGGGCATGCCTTTCCTGAGCAAGTGTTAatgagttgtataagaaatcaggctagACAGCACTCCTCCTTGGCCTCTACATCaatttctgcctccaggtccctgacttgggttcctgccttgacttgaTGGTGAACTAACTCTAAGCCACAAGACGAAATAAATGAACTTATCTTTCCCAAATTGCTTTGTGGTATATGTTAACACAGAAATGGAATTCTAACAGAGAAAGCAAATGACTCACAATGTTACATAGGCTGGTATTGAACACATGGCCTCTAGTGATCTTTCTACCTCAACATCCAGAAGCTTAGTTTGTGGGCACACCTGTTCTTGCACATGaacaattttaagtaaaatagtCAAAGGACAGATAGGATGTTGAGTTGATGACTGCATTATTCTGACTTTGCTCTGCAATATTCTTCCTGTATATCAGTAACCCAATTGTCTTAATTACTGTCTCCTGTTGGCTCTGGTATTAAAAGTGTGGTGATAGGACAATAAATGATATCAATTTGACCCTGCCTTGTCATGAGTTTCTTTTATATGTAGTTTTTTGTTATAATATgtttcatttggagcataaaaTATGTGACATTAAATTTCAAAAGAATACAATAAGGCCTTGGTTAGGAGCAAAACCAATTCCCTGAGTGAAGTTAggaagaattttgttttatttgatgaaaaaaaatgacagttttgaaaaaaaaaaaagattttgtgatatttctttttgctctagtAAATATACCAAGAGgtaagtaaagaaaagaaattaaactgtTAAGGAACTTTTATTCACCAAATGCACCAGAAGTCATCTCAGAGACTTACTACTGAAtactctttctgaattctggctggctaGTTTAACTCAACTGTTCTGAATCAAACTCTTCTCCgagctgactgactcaatctgaCTTCTGTCAGCTTGTCActtaattgctctgcttggcaTTAAACTAACTCGGGAAAAaatttctaatcttctggctccttattctctgacttcaactgcctctgctgacctgtacGGAACCAAAAAACTCACAAATGAACTGAGACTCACCACACTGACTGAATGAACTAAGAGGAACTCAACTCTACTCAAGTGAACTGACTCATTATCCTACCTGCAGTGCTCTTACGTCCGCTCATGTTGTCCTGAGAGTTGAATATATCCTACCTCTGACTCATactgtcaaatctttctgatcCATCACTTTGTATGCCACTGAATTAGATGTCACTTACAAACATGGCTGCTTACTTCTAGAAACTAAtccattgttagggattaaacaTATGTACTAAGGCGATATCTGTATTCCAATCAGATCCTACTGTAATCCAGGGCATGCCTGCCTTCTGGCTAGGTAAAATAGAACTAAACCATCTTCGATATGATCCTTTCCAAGGGTAGCCATGtggctgaattaaaattcctctacctCTTCCCACTTTTTGTTTAAGAATCCTACACAGTTTAACTATGACAACAGAAACTACTATCAATCCCACAAACTTAAAAAGCTAAATGTCCTTATCAATTCCTGATCATCTGTCCTTGAGCGACAGTCCATGTCAGAGTCAAGGATTTCAAATCTGCCAGTCTGATGAATGATCTGTCTTTTCAGCCAGTTTGCTGAGTTGTTCCCTGTAGAGGGGAAGCAGTTTCTGTGTCATTTGTAttgctgtctttctgtgtttctttcttccttgagttttGCCTTTCATATGAAAGCTTCTATTTCTCAAATCAGATCTTTATCAATTTTCACAGAAGCCATAGTCTTTCATCACCTGTGGAAATAGAGACAAATCCTTTTCGCCAATGTAACAGAtatcctgtcttcctctctgatgtTAGAACAACTTTAAAGTAGACAAATGGTTTGATCAAATTCTGTAGAATTTTTTTGTCTTCAATCTAGTATCTTTCAGTTAATCttgttcttctttctgttctcaaGGCACAATTAGATTTTTATGAATCCACATATAAACTagacacataagcacacacactccATGCACACCTGcttgtacatatttaaaatacatttttaaagactaaaaaaTATTCACTGATTGCCATCACAGTAAAAAAAACTCATGCTTCCTTCGCCGTTGTGCTGAGCTCACTGAAGAGTCACCATGAGCAAAGCCCACCCTCCCGAACTGAAAAAGTTTATGGACAAGAAGTTATCATTGAAGTTAAACGGCGGCAGGCATGTACAAGGAATACTGCGGGGCTTTGACCCCTTTATGAACCTTGTGATTGATGAGTGTGTGGAGATGGCGACCAGTGGGCAACAGAACAACATCGGGATGGTGGTCATCCGAGGAAACAGTATCATCATGTTAGAAGCCTTGGAAAGAGTCTAAGCAGTGTTCAGCAGTGTGTCCACATCTCTCCCCAAAGGCGTGCTTGATTGTGATGTAGAATTAGGTCATGTACATTTTCATATAAAACTTTTTGCTAAATAAACTTTTGTGATatcaaaaaaaaacctcatgatttagagatttctttaaaaaataatgtccagactggaaaatatcctgagtgaggtaacccaatcacagaaaaacacacatggtatgcactcattgataagtggctattagcccaaatgcttgaattaccctagatgcacagaacacatgaaactcaagaaggatgaccaaaatgtgaatgcttcactccttctttaaaaggggaacaagaatacccttggcaggaaatagtgaggcaaagtttagaaaagaggcagaaggaatacccattcagagcctgccccacatgtggcccatacatatacagccaccaaaggagataagatggatgaagcaaagaagtgcaggctgacaggaaccggatgtagatctctcctgagagacacacccagaatacagcaaatacataggcgaatgccagcagcaaacccctgaactgagaacaggaccccgttgaaggaatcagagaaaggactggaagagcttgaaggggctcgagaccccatatgaacaacaatgccaaccaaccagagcttccagggactaagccactacccaaaggagtgactctgggctccaacctcataggtagcaatgcatagcctagtaagagcaccaatggaaggggaagcccttgatcctgccaagactgaacacctagtgaactttattgttggggggagggtggtaatgggggggaggatggggaggggaagcccgtatagaaggggagggggaagagttagggggatgttggcctggaaaccgggaaggggaataacaatcaaaatgtaaataagaaatactcaagttaataaagataaaaaattaaaaaaataacatccaGGTAATTATTAAATTGGTCTGAAACCTTTTGCTTATATTTGCCATATCAAAAGGCTGACAGTTCCAGGCTTTGCTGAAAAGTGTGACTATGATCACTTACATTCAAACCCCTTCCACTCTgctttaataattataattttataatgtgcTTTGATAATTTGTAGTAAAAATTCAGTTAAGAAATTGTTGCTTCCCGTCTAAATCTGCACACCACAGTTAGCACTGTGGCAGAGCTCTCTGGACCCAAATCCCAccaagagagagctggtcttctaGGAGTGCTAtactcctaagttcacaggtgagatcaacacttttgctccaataactggccaaagaggaacctgccaAGAGACCACAGGACTCAGGAACTGTGGAGCAACTGAGGACaagtctcccaggaatgctgtcactcctaagttcacaggttCATAGGCtaacaggcttacaggagagacaggcaccagtcagagacagcaagatgaaCTAACAccagtcccagggactaaaccaacaaccaaagtgtacacatggaggaacccatagctccagttgcatatgtagcagaggatggccttgttagacatcagggaaaggagaagcccttagtccttgGAAGGCTTGATGCTATAGTGTAGGGGAATAGCACAACAGacaggtaggtgggtaggtgtgggagcaccctTGTAGAAGCGGAGGGACAAAAGTGGGATAGCAGTTTCTGGAGGGttaaccaggaaaggggataacattagaaatgtaaataaataaaatatccaataaaaataaaaataaaaaatctgttTGTCAATTTGTAATAATTTATACACACTTATACCACAGAATAGTTAGGTGACTCTTCCCCCTTCGAGCAGAATTATGAATTTGCTTAGACATGTTACACTATAACTAAATGattcacattctctcttctctttgtggcCAGGAACCACAATTTACCCTGTATTTATCATACTTTATACAGAGTCAAGGACACTCCAATATAGCACCTGCCACATGTCCAATAACATCATTATATGTTTGATGAGTGAATGGAAAACTGATGTCATACTTCTCACTATTTCaagttaaaaatagaacttcTAATAAATAACGTGGCATACCAGGTGTTTAACTTAGGGTATGGATATTTTCTCTCTTACAACTTACttaaaactcaggtcttcaattctgaactttatatatatatatatatatatatatatatatatatattctttaatacCCTAGATCAACGCAGAACTATTTGTTGGTTCATGCAACTTCACCTTCTGTCTACCTCTAATTCAACAGACATcaactactggtttgctttatctTCAAATAAATATTAACCAATATCAACTGATGGAAGGAATGATTCTCTTCAAGTAAAATACAGCATACTGAGAATATTTTTAAGTTCAATGCAATGTATTTAGCtgataaaataattatgaaatctAAACTACTTTTAGGCTGTTCCATTTACAAATCACTTAGAACGTACTGCATGTGAGAATTTCTGCTATCTGTTTTGTCTAGACTATCCAACCTGATCAACAGTACACTGTGGGGTAggtaataatttttattcatttatggaAAAAAGAGTATATATGGCAGTCATCTTCTCTTTAGACAAGTGTGCTTAAAGCAGACTATCCATAGAACTCAGAAAACTATTAATGGATCATGTGGGAGGTATTTCAAATGAAGGGAATAGAAAATTGGTTATGTATGAAGGGTAAGGGGATAATAATAGAACAAGAAGGACTAACTGGGGTGAAATTAGAGGGACATGGTAGAGAGATGAGGATAAGCCAAGGCAATTATCACTAAATATGGAAACACATTAACATAGACGCTtactaaaatatacatacattaatattttaaaagtttaaagggTATTACTCTATAATAGGGAGATAGTGCCATATCTGGACAATATGGGTTTTCAAGTAAAACCCTTAGGACCAGCCTTCTGCCTAGTCTTTTCTGcagggacagactgctagctactCTGCTCTCCAGAAGAGGCTATCTCCTGAGACATATCAGAGGATCTGCTACACTtagcatttggtaagaaccacACACCCCCAAGTCCCACAGCTACTGCTGAGTGCCAGTGGACTTGGGGTCCCACCATTTCCCCAAACTCCCTGCCCGCCAAATACCaatccccttctgcctggtcctttctacTGAGACAAAgtgctagctagtctgcttcccAGAAGATGCTATATCCTGACGCTTACCAGAGGATCagctgcactcagaacatttgacatcatatcctgaagcataccagaacCACTGCACTCAAAAC
This window harbors:
- the LOC116887661 gene encoding small nuclear ribonucleoprotein G yields the protein MSKAHPPELKKFMDKKLSLKLNGGRHVQGILRGFDPFMNLVIDECVEMATSGQQNNIGMVVIRGNSIIMLEALERV